One genomic segment of Amycolatopsis sp. Hca4 includes these proteins:
- the nadD gene encoding nicotinate-nucleotide adenylyltransferase encodes MSPRRIGVMGGTFDPVHHGHLVAASEVQSRFGLDEVIFVPTGQPWQKTAREVTKAEDRYLMTVIATASNPVFSVSRVDIDRGGPTYTVDTLRDLHAEYPEDELFFITGADALEQILTWHKAEELFDFAHFIGVTRPGYRLNSHHLPSGKVSLVEVTAMAISSTGCRDRVERGEPVWYLVPDGVVRYIAKKDLYRKSD; translated from the coding sequence ATGTCACCACGGCGGATCGGGGTCATGGGCGGCACCTTCGACCCCGTGCACCACGGCCACCTCGTCGCGGCCAGTGAGGTCCAGTCCCGGTTCGGGCTCGACGAAGTGATCTTCGTCCCCACCGGGCAGCCGTGGCAGAAGACGGCCCGCGAGGTGACGAAGGCCGAGGACCGCTACCTGATGACGGTGATCGCGACCGCGTCCAACCCGGTCTTCTCCGTCAGCCGCGTCGACATCGACCGCGGCGGCCCGACCTACACCGTCGACACCCTGCGTGACCTGCACGCCGAGTACCCCGAAGACGAGCTGTTCTTCATCACCGGCGCCGACGCGCTCGAACAGATCCTGACCTGGCACAAGGCCGAGGAGCTGTTCGACTTCGCGCACTTCATCGGCGTCACCCGGCCCGGTTACCGGCTCAACTCCCACCACCTGCCGAGCGGCAAGGTGAGCCTGGTCGAGGTCACCGCGATGGCGATTTCCTCCACGGGCTGCCGTGACCGGGTCGAACGCGGCGAGCCGGTCTGGTACCTCGTGCCCGACGGCGTCGTCCGCTACATCGCCAAAAAGGACCTTTACCGGAAGAGCGACTGA
- a CDS encoding ComEA family DNA-binding protein, whose translation MFEQSARDPGSPVNDRLSWLADQLSPDASTVGPGGRFIRRWLPGGAAGAGRRRWALAGVLAAVVAITLAAVALAGTGPAPEPPPTLPAAKPAAEARAAPPAGLVISVIGRVRSPGLITVPQGARVADVLRAAGGPEPGADVGTLNLARKVADGEQLAVGIPAPAAPDPGSPAPGGKLNLNTATADQLDTLPGVGEVTAKRIVQWRTDHGGFAKVEQLRDVDGIGESKFEKLREQVTAG comes from the coding sequence GTGTTCGAGCAGTCCGCCCGGGATCCGGGCTCTCCCGTCAACGACCGGCTGTCCTGGCTGGCCGACCAGCTCTCGCCCGACGCGAGCACGGTCGGCCCGGGCGGCCGGTTCATCCGGCGCTGGCTGCCGGGCGGAGCGGCCGGAGCAGGCCGCCGCCGCTGGGCACTGGCCGGCGTCCTGGCCGCGGTGGTGGCGATCACCCTCGCAGCGGTGGCACTGGCCGGCACCGGCCCGGCACCCGAGCCACCGCCCACACTGCCGGCGGCAAAACCGGCGGCGGAGGCCCGCGCGGCGCCCCCGGCGGGCTTGGTGATCAGCGTGATCGGCCGCGTCCGCTCGCCGGGCTTGATCACGGTCCCCCAGGGTGCCCGAGTGGCGGACGTCCTGAGGGCGGCGGGAGGCCCCGAGCCGGGAGCGGACGTGGGAACCCTGAACCTGGCCCGCAAGGTAGCGGACGGCGAGCAGCTGGCGGTCGGCATCCCGGCCCCGGCAGCACCGGACCCAGGCTCCCCGGCGCCAGGAGGAAAACTCAACCTCAACACGGCAACGGCCGACCAGCTGGACACCCTTCCCGGAGTGGGAGAGGTAACGGCCAAGCGAATCGTCCAGTGGCGCACAGACCACGGCGGCTTCGCCAAGGTGGAGCAGCTGCGGGACGTCGACGGTATTGGCGAAAGCAAGTTTGAGAAATTGCGGGAGCAGGTGACGGCCGGATGA
- a CDS encoding DegV family protein: protein MSVAVVTDSTAHLPEGFAERHAVRVVPLHVLVDGVVSLDGVETGPAAVAEAMKQRKIVTTSRPTPTEFVKEYQAAFAEGADAVVSVHLSRELSGTWEAAVLAAQEVGPERVRVVDSRTTAMGLGFAALHAASAAAAGASAAEVEAAAVTAAGCSSTLFVVETLEHLRRGGRIGPAAALLGTALAVKPVLHMSDGRILPLEKVRTMNRAIARLVELAAQAAAEDDVELAVHHLASPERAVELANRLEEAVPRSAGCVVSELGAVIGAHTGPGVLGVVVQRTVPS, encoded by the coding sequence GTGTCGGTCGCCGTAGTCACGGATTCCACCGCCCACCTGCCGGAGGGCTTCGCCGAACGGCACGCGGTCCGGGTGGTGCCCCTGCACGTCCTGGTCGACGGTGTGGTCTCCCTCGACGGCGTCGAAACCGGGCCCGCGGCGGTCGCGGAGGCGATGAAGCAGCGGAAGATCGTGACGACCTCGCGGCCGACTCCGACCGAGTTCGTGAAGGAATACCAGGCGGCCTTCGCCGAGGGCGCGGACGCCGTCGTGTCGGTGCACCTGTCGCGTGAGCTGTCGGGAACCTGGGAAGCGGCGGTGCTCGCGGCGCAGGAGGTGGGCCCGGAGCGGGTCCGCGTCGTCGATTCGCGGACCACCGCGATGGGGCTCGGGTTCGCGGCGCTGCACGCCGCTTCGGCGGCTGCCGCCGGGGCTTCGGCGGCCGAGGTCGAGGCCGCGGCGGTGACGGCGGCGGGCTGCTCGTCGACGTTGTTCGTGGTCGAGACCCTGGAGCACCTGCGCCGCGGCGGCCGGATCGGCCCGGCGGCGGCGCTGCTGGGCACGGCGCTGGCGGTGAAGCCGGTGCTGCACATGTCCGACGGCCGCATCCTGCCGCTGGAGAAGGTCCGCACGATGAACCGGGCGATCGCCCGCCTGGTGGAGCTGGCGGCCCAGGCGGCGGCCGAGGACGACGTCGAGCTCGCGGTCCACCACCTCGCCTCGCCGGAGCGGGCGGTCGAGCTCGCGAACCGGCTGGAGGAGGCCGTGCCGCGCTCGGCGGGCTGCGTGGTGTCCGAGCTGGGGGCGGTGATCGGGGCGCACACGGGTCCCGGCGTGCTGGGCGTGGTCGTCCAGCGGACGGTCCCGAGCTAG
- the octT gene encoding diglucosylglycerate octanoyltransferase — MGPRLLVFGDSLSFHGPEGPCAADEPRLWPNVAAAALGGTADLVAGIGWNARDAWWSLTGDPRVWADLHHVDAVVFAIGSMDTLPSPLPTYLRTGLRYLRPDPVRRVVRKAYLAAQPRLAVALRGRPAVLPAKLTVQYLDTAVGALRVLRPGLPIFGWLPSVHRAAAYGGVHTARPAAAAAMTAWSARAGVPLLDLEAVVGEHVLSGAGNPDGMHWGWAGHAAVGEAMSALLAPVAAPGHVG; from the coding sequence ATGGGGCCGCGCCTGCTGGTGTTCGGCGATTCGCTGAGCTTTCACGGTCCGGAAGGGCCCTGCGCTGCGGACGAACCGCGGCTGTGGCCGAACGTCGCCGCTGCCGCGCTGGGCGGCACCGCGGACCTGGTCGCGGGCATCGGCTGGAACGCACGGGACGCCTGGTGGTCGCTGACCGGCGACCCGCGGGTCTGGGCCGACCTGCACCACGTCGACGCGGTCGTGTTCGCGATCGGCAGCATGGACACGCTGCCCTCGCCGCTGCCGACGTACCTGCGCACCGGCCTGCGCTACCTGCGGCCCGACCCGGTGCGCCGCGTCGTGCGCAAGGCCTACCTCGCGGCGCAACCGCGGCTGGCGGTGGCACTGCGCGGGCGGCCCGCGGTGCTGCCGGCGAAGCTCACCGTGCAGTACCTCGACACCGCCGTGGGCGCCCTGCGCGTGCTGCGGCCGGGGCTGCCGATCTTCGGCTGGCTGCCGTCGGTCCACCGCGCGGCGGCCTACGGCGGCGTGCACACTGCGCGCCCGGCCGCGGCGGCGGCGATGACCGCGTGGAGCGCGCGGGCCGGAGTGCCGTTGCTGGACCTGGAAGCCGTCGTGGGCGAGCACGTGCTCAGCGGGGCGGGCAATCCGGACGGCATGCACTGGGGCTGGGCGGGGCACGCCGCGGTGGGCGAGGCGATGTCCGCGTTGCTGGCGCCGGTGGCGGCCCCCGGCCACGTAGGCTGA
- the rsfS gene encoding ribosome silencing factor → MAATSEARELAVAAAHAAADKKASDVVVLDVSEQLVITDAFVIASASNERLVGAIVDNVEEKLRESGHKPVRREGAREGRWVLLDYVDVVVHVQHVEERTFYGLERLWKDCPRIEVAGLEEPPADEDPDVP, encoded by the coding sequence GTGGCAGCCACGTCCGAGGCTCGAGAGCTGGCCGTAGCGGCCGCCCACGCGGCGGCGGACAAGAAGGCCAGCGACGTCGTCGTGCTGGACGTGTCCGAACAGCTCGTCATCACCGACGCCTTCGTCATCGCCTCCGCGTCCAACGAGCGCCTGGTGGGCGCGATCGTCGACAACGTCGAGGAGAAACTGCGCGAGAGCGGGCACAAGCCGGTCCGGCGCGAAGGCGCCCGCGAAGGGCGCTGGGTCCTGCTCGACTACGTCGACGTGGTCGTGCACGTCCAGCACGTCGAAGAGCGCACCTTCTACGGCCTCGAGCGGCTGTGGAAGGACTGCCCGCGCATCGAGGTGGCCGGCCTCGAGGAGCCACCCGCCGACGAGGACCCGGACGTCCCGTGA
- a CDS encoding histidine phosphatase family protein: MSPRRLVLWRHGETDYNAAGRMQGHLDSALTPRGWNQARFAVPALARFSPDLVIASDLRRATDTATVLTDAIGVPLRIDKRLRETHLGEWQGLTGEEVDQAYPGERDHWRTDATWAPPGGESRVDVAERAVEVVTDLQQANSAVGDTVLLAAHGGLIIALTARLLALPVATWPSLGGISNCHWVELGRRDGKWRLHAYNAGMHG; encoded by the coding sequence GTGAGCCCGCGGCGGCTGGTGCTCTGGCGGCACGGTGAGACGGACTACAACGCCGCCGGGCGGATGCAGGGTCACCTCGACTCGGCGCTGACCCCGCGCGGCTGGAACCAGGCCCGGTTCGCGGTGCCCGCGCTGGCCCGCTTCTCCCCGGACCTCGTCATCGCCTCCGACCTGCGCCGGGCCACCGACACCGCCACCGTGCTCACCGACGCCATCGGCGTCCCGCTGCGGATCGACAAGCGGCTGCGCGAGACGCACCTCGGCGAATGGCAGGGGCTCACCGGCGAGGAGGTCGACCAGGCCTACCCCGGCGAACGCGACCACTGGCGCACGGACGCGACCTGGGCCCCGCCGGGCGGCGAGAGCCGGGTCGACGTCGCCGAGCGCGCGGTCGAGGTCGTCACCGACCTGCAGCAGGCCAATTCCGCGGTGGGCGACACCGTGCTGCTGGCCGCGCACGGCGGGCTGATCATCGCGCTGACCGCGCGGCTGCTGGCCCTGCCGGTCGCGACCTGGCCGTCGTTGGGCGGCATCTCGAACTGCCACTGGGTCGAACTGGGCCGCCGCGACGGGAAGTGGCGGCTGCACGCCTACAACGCGGGGATGCACGGCTAG